The Thalassotalea sp. LPB0316 nucleotide sequence AACTATAGATAAACAGGAGGTGCAGGCATACCAATAATGGTGCTTTAGTATGCCTTATAACAATACTATGACTTTTTAACGCGTTTAAGGATATGTTGTACCATGTCATTTAATGCTGCATCCTTACAGACTTCATGCCCCATAAACCAAGCAAACAGGTCGGGATCATCACACTCTAACAAGCGTTCAAATGTGGCTTTTTGCTCACTTGTTAACTCGTCAAACGCCTCATCAACAAATGGCATAAATAATATATCAAGCTCCAACATGCCGCGACGGCATGCCCAACGCAATCTAGCTTTATTTTCACTTAACGACATAAAGGACCTTATTTTTTCCCAGTGAATTGTCTGCCTAGATTCTATCAAGTAACCTTAGGCTATTAAATATGAAAAAAACACAATAACGGTTGTTTTTTTTCAATTTACCCTCACTCTATAACTATTCCGATTCATTCAAGTGATCCTTATGACACAAGTATTACCAAGTTTAGAGCAACTGCCAGAAGTATTTAGTTTAAATTTATCGCAATTAGGGGCTATTCGCCTAGCGGGTGAAGAAAATAGTCATTATTTACAAGGCCAAGTCACTTGTGATGTTCTCTCTCTGCCAGAGAGTAAGCTACTTACGGGTGCGCACTGTAACGCCAAAGGCAAAGTGTTTAGCGTATTTAGACTCTTCAATTTAGGCGATAGTCACCTATTACTTCAACCTAAAACCACGCTTGAAGCATCACTAAAGGAATTACAAAAATTTGGCGTATTTGCCAAAGTTGACATCAGCCAAGCAAGCGAACTTAACTTTTATGCCATTGCCGGTGAAAAAAGTGGCACAGCCATCGGCAAATTAGTCTCAACCCTGCCCGATAGCCTAACCCCAGTAGTTGAAGAAAACGATATATCTGTACTCTATATCGCTGGCCAAATCCCGCGTTATGTTATCGCGACCAACAAAGCGTTTAACGAAGTTATTGACACTAACATTCCGGAGCTTGATGCCAGTGTTTGGCAACTGCTAGAAATTACTGATGGTTTTCCACACTTGTCAGAAAACCACATCGACCAATACGTACCGCAAATGCTTAACTTGCAAGCGATTGGTGCTATTAGCTTTACCAAGGGCTGTTACCTGGGCCAAGAAACCGTTGCTCGGATGCAATACTTAGGCAAAAACAAGCGTGCATTGTTTTCACTAACAGGCCAGTCGAGTGAAACGTTAGCTGAGTTAAAACAATTAGAGCAACAACTTGGTGAAAATTGGCGAAAAGCTGGAGATGTATTAGCCTATTATCAGGCGGATAACGGCGCAATTTATCTACAAGCCGTGTTAGCCAGTGATATAGCCGCTGACACCGCCCTTAGAGCTAAAGAACAGGAAAGTTTATCACTCACCATTAAACCGTTGCCGTACAGCACAGACATTAATAAATAAATGAAAGCAAAAGAGAACGCTATGAAAATTGAACAAAACAAAGTTGTGGTCATGCATTACGCCGTTTCAGACAGCGAAGATACATTAATCGACAGCTCATATGATCACAGCCCATTGGCGATTATTCACGGTACCGGCTATTTGATCCCTGGTTTAGAAAAAGCCTTAGTTGGTCACGAAGCTAAAGATACCTTTGAAGTATCGGTATCTGCAGATGAAGCCTACGGCCAACGCCATGACGAATTAGTTCAGACGGTTTCTCGTGAGTTAATGCAAGGTGTTGAAGATTTACAAGTAGGCACGCAGTTACGCGCTTCAACAGATCAAGGTGAACAAACCGTTATCGTGATTGATGTGAATGACGATGAAATCACTGTTGACGGTAACCATCCGCTTGCTGGTATCGATTTAAAATTTGATGTAGAAATCTTAGAAGTGCGTGACGCCACGGAAGAAGAGCTTGCTCACGGCCACGTTCACGGCGAAGGCGGCTGTGGTCACGACCACTAATATTCATAAGTGACGATAAAAAAATCCCGATAAACGCCAGTTTATCGGGATTTTTATTTTAACGCTTATAACGGCTTAGCGTTAACCAACGAGTGCCAATAAAATACCAGCAGCAACCGCTGAACCTAGTACACCCGCAACATTTGGCCCCATCGCATGCATCAATAAGAAATTGTGCGGATTCGACTCTAACCCTACCTTGTTAGCAACGCGAGCCGCCATAGGTACAGCAGATACGCCTGCGGCACCAATAAGTGGGTTAATTGGTGTTTTAGATAGCTTGTTCATCATTTTAGCCATTAAAACCCCTGACGCTGTGCCGATTGAGAAGGCAACCGCACCTAAACCTAAAATACCTAAGGTTTCAACGTTTAAGAATTTATCTGCTTCAAGCTTTGAGCCAACCCCTAAACCTAAGAAGATGGTCACGATGTTAATGAGCTCGTTTTGTGCTGTCGAGCTTAAACGATCAACGACACCACATTCACGCATCAGGTTACCTAAACAGAACATCCCCACTAGTGGTGTTGCTGCAGGCAAGAAGAAAATAGCCATCATCAAGACACCTAACGGGAAGATTATTTTTTCAACTTTTGTCACGTGGCGAAGCTGAGCCATTTCAATTTTGCGCTCTGCTTCATTGGTGAATAACTTCATAATTGGCGGCTGAATAATCGGCACTAATGCCATATATGAATATGCGGCTACCGCAATAGCACCGAGTAATTCAGGCGCCAGTTTAGATGCTAAGAAAATCGCTGTTGGACCATCAGCGCCACCAATAATCGCGATTGCAGAGGCGTCTTGTAAGCTAAATTCAAAGCCTGGAATGGCATTTAACGCAATTGCACCAAATAAAGTGGCGAAAATACCAAACTGTGCAGCCGCGCCTAAAAACAACATCTTAGGGTTAGCGATCAGCGGCCCGAAATCGGTCATTGCCCCAACACCCATAAAAATAAGTAGTGGGAAAATACCGGTATCAATACCCGCGTAATAGATGTAATGAAGAACCCCACCTACTTCTGAAAAACCAGCCAATGGGATATTCGTTAAAATCGCACCAAAACCAATCGGCAGTAGTAACAACGGCTCAAAGTTTTTAGCTATCGCCAGATAAAGCAAACCGACCCCAACAAGCATCATAATCACTTGATTGAGTTGAAAGTTGGCTAAACCTGTCGACATCCATAAGGTATGTAACTGCTCCATAATACAACCCTTACGCCAAACTTAGTAACGCATCACCAACAGCGACACTGTCACCTTCTTTGGTGTGAATAGCAACAACTTGGCCATCAGTGACAGCACGTACTTCCGTTTCCATTTTCATGGCTTCCATAATGATCACAACA carries:
- a CDS encoding succinate dehydrogenase assembly factor 2, with the protein product MSLSENKARLRWACRRGMLELDILFMPFVDEAFDELTSEQKATFERLLECDDPDLFAWFMGHEVCKDAALNDMVQHILKRVKKS
- the ygfZ gene encoding tRNA-modifying protein YgfZ, coding for MTQVLPSLEQLPEVFSLNLSQLGAIRLAGEENSHYLQGQVTCDVLSLPESKLLTGAHCNAKGKVFSVFRLFNLGDSHLLLQPKTTLEASLKELQKFGVFAKVDISQASELNFYAIAGEKSGTAIGKLVSTLPDSLTPVVEENDISVLYIAGQIPRYVIATNKAFNEVIDTNIPELDASVWQLLEITDGFPHLSENHIDQYVPQMLNLQAIGAISFTKGCYLGQETVARMQYLGKNKRALFSLTGQSSETLAELKQLEQQLGENWRKAGDVLAYYQADNGAIYLQAVLASDIAADTALRAKEQESLSLTIKPLPYSTDINK
- a CDS encoding FKBP-type peptidyl-prolyl cis-trans isomerase, with the protein product MKIEQNKVVVMHYAVSDSEDTLIDSSYDHSPLAIIHGTGYLIPGLEKALVGHEAKDTFEVSVSADEAYGQRHDELVQTVSRELMQGVEDLQVGTQLRASTDQGEQTVIVIDVNDDEITVDGNHPLAGIDLKFDVEILEVRDATEEELAHGHVHGEGGCGHDH
- a CDS encoding sodium ion-translocating decarboxylase subunit beta gives rise to the protein MEQLHTLWMSTGLANFQLNQVIMMLVGVGLLYLAIAKNFEPLLLLPIGFGAILTNIPLAGFSEVGGVLHYIYYAGIDTGIFPLLIFMGVGAMTDFGPLIANPKMLFLGAAAQFGIFATLFGAIALNAIPGFEFSLQDASAIAIIGGADGPTAIFLASKLAPELLGAIAVAAYSYMALVPIIQPPIMKLFTNEAERKIEMAQLRHVTKVEKIIFPLGVLMMAIFFLPAATPLVGMFCLGNLMRECGVVDRLSSTAQNELINIVTIFLGLGVGSKLEADKFLNVETLGILGLGAVAFSIGTASGVLMAKMMNKLSKTPINPLIGAAGVSAVPMAARVANKVGLESNPHNFLLMHAMGPNVAGVLGSAVAAGILLALVG